CGAGCTGTACCAAGCGTGGGAGCACATCCTGAAGGACGATTCGCTCCGGGTTGCCGTTCTGACCGGCGCCGGGCGGGCGTTCTGCTCCGGCGCGGACTTGCGTGAGCGCGGAGAGGCGCGCCAGCGCGGCGAAGTGATCGAGCGCGAAAAACGTCAGCCGAATCTGCTTCCAGTTCGGCTGGAGTTGACCGGCTCTTTCCCCGACAACAACATGTGGCTCGAGTTCGACAAGCCGATAGTTGCAGCGGTCAATGGGCTGGTCGTCGGCGCAGGCACGATGCTGCTCGGCGCGGTCGATGTGCTCGTCGCCTCGGAAAAAGCGTACGTCGCCGATGCCCATGTCACCTACGCCGGCTGGCCGGGCACCGGCGAGGCGCTCGACATCACTGACAAGATGCCGTGGGGCGAAGTGTTCCGCATTGCCACCGAGGGGATCTCTTTCCGCATTCAGGGACCGCGCGCCTACCGGCTCGGCTTCTACTGCGAGATGGTGCCTGACGACCAAGTGCTGCCGCGCGCGCTTGAGATCGCCCGTCTGATTGCGCGTCAGCCGCCAGAGGTCGTGCGGGCGCTCCGCCGGGTCGCCCAGCGCAGCCGCGATCTCGGCCTGCGCGACGCGCTGGTGTACGGCCGGCTAGAAGCGCGGCGGCTGCGCGAATTGGCGGAGGAGGCGTAATGCTCGACGTGCAGATCGACGGCGCGATCGCGACCCTGACCCTGCGGGGCCCGAACGGCAACCGCCTCGACGTTGAGACGGCTCACGCGCTCGCCGCCGCCTGGCGGCAGGTCGGGGCGGATGCGACAGTGCGCTGCATCATCCTCACCGGCGCCGGCGATGCCTTCTGCGCCGGCAGCGACGGCGACGTGCCCCTCTCCCTCGACCCGGCCGACTACGACGTGTGGACGCCAGTCGTGGTTGCGGTTAATGGGCGCTGCGCTGGGGCGGGACTGCGCTTCGTCGGCCAGGGCGACATCATTCTCGCCGCCGAAAGCGCAGTCTTCGCCGGCGCGCCGCTCGCTGCGGGCCTGCCCGTCGAAGACTTCCTTTATCAGCGCCGGCGCTTGCCGCTGCCGCTCGCTGAACTGCTCATTCTCGCTGGCGGCGCGTGGACGATCGACGCGGCGCGCGCCTACGAGGTCGGCTGGGTGTCGGAGGTGGTGCCGGCTGAGCAGCTGCTGCCGCGCGCGCGCCAACTCGCTGAAGCCGTCGCCCGCAACGACCCGACGGCTGTCCGCCGGACGAAGGAGATCCTCGTCCGCAGCCGCGACCTCTTCTTGCGCGACGCTGTCGAGCAGGCCCGCGCCGCGGTCGTTCCGCTCGCGCGCAATCGAGCGGCGCGCCGAGCGATCCTCGAGCGGGCGTAGCGCCTTCTGCCGTCGGGTGCTCTGCGGCTGCGGGGCGCGTCGGGAGCAGGCGCCTCGCGGCCGGGGTTGCCGCGCCGGCTTGC
The DNA window shown above is from Dehalococcoidia bacterium and carries:
- a CDS encoding enoyl-CoA hydratase/isomerase family protein produces the protein MDDPAAEDGMMPQFQTLLYEEQDGIAILTLNRPERLNALDSVLHRELYQAWEHILKDDSLRVAVLTGAGRAFCSGADLRERGEARQRGEVIEREKRQPNLLPVRLELTGSFPDNNMWLEFDKPIVAAVNGLVVGAGTMLLGAVDVLVASEKAYVADAHVTYAGWPGTGEALDITDKMPWGEVFRIATEGISFRIQGPRAYRLGFYCEMVPDDQVLPRALEIARLIARQPPEVVRALRRVAQRSRDLGLRDALVYGRLEARRLRELAEEA
- a CDS encoding enoyl-CoA hydratase/isomerase family protein — its product is MLDVQIDGAIATLTLRGPNGNRLDVETAHALAAAWRQVGADATVRCIILTGAGDAFCAGSDGDVPLSLDPADYDVWTPVVVAVNGRCAGAGLRFVGQGDIILAAESAVFAGAPLAAGLPVEDFLYQRRRLPLPLAELLILAGGAWTIDAARAYEVGWVSEVVPAEQLLPRARQLAEAVARNDPTAVRRTKEILVRSRDLFLRDAVEQARAAVVPLARNRAARRAILERA